A stretch of DNA from Nitratireductor thuwali:
GCAATCCGGTCCGCAGACATGGTCCGGATCGTCGTGATCGAGAAAATGCGGATCGTTGTCCAGTGCCCGCTTCAGGTCGAAGGCGCCGCGATCCAGCACCTCGTCGAGGGCCACGCCGGCCCGCTCGGCCCGGTGGATCCGTGCCGAAGGATTGATGGCGCGGACCGTCGCTTCCACACGCCTGAGCTCGTCCTCGTCGACCAGATCGGTCTTGTTCAGGACGATGACATCGGCGAAGGCGATCTGGTCCTCGGCCTCGTTGGAATCTTTAAGCCGCAACGGCAGGTGCTTGGCATCGACCAGCGCCACCACGGCGTCGAGCCTGGTCTTGGCCCGCACGTCGTCGTCCATGAAAAAGGTCTGCGCCACGGGCGCCGGGTCGGCAAGGCCCGTGGTCTCCACGATGATGGCGTCGAAGCGCCCCGGCCTGCGCATCAGCCCCTCGACCACGCGCACGAGGTCGCCGCGCACGGTGCAGCACACGCAGCCATTGTTCATCTCGTAGATTTCCTCGTCGGATTCCACGATCAGATCATTGTCGATGCCGATCTCGCCGAACTCATTGACGATGACCGCATATCGCTTGCCGTGGTCCTCGGTAAGGATGCGGTTCAGGAGCGTCGTCTTGCCGGAGCCGAGATAGCCGGTCAGCACCGTAACCGGAATTTGCGCGTTCTGTTCGGACATGAATTCCCTCTCGGGCAAAAGTGATGGGTCGGCGACCATATAGGATGCCAGGCAGGATTTTGCACGGGAGAATCCGCGCGCGGGGCTCGGCCCGATCATTACCAAAGCTTCATTCGTCTTTACCGCCTTCGCGCCCTATTCTCCAGCAAGACAACGCAGAAACAGAGAGCGGACGATGATCACGCGGCGCAGTGCCTTCGCCTTCCTCGCAGTCACCGCCGGCGGGGGAACGTTTCTTACGGCCGGGCTTTTGCGCAAGATGCGGCCGGCGGTCGCGGCGGAGCCGCTCATCACGGGCGCAGGTATCTGCTCCATCATGCCCGAAACCACCGAAGGTCCGTTTTACTTCGACCCCGCACAGGAGCGCTCGGACATCACGGAAGGACGCCCCGGCGTGCCGCTGCGGGTGCGCCTGCAGGTGGTCGACGCCGCCTGCACGCCTGCTCCCGGCGCGCGGGTGGACATCTGGCATTGCGACGCCGAGGGCCGTTATTCGGGCTATCCGCGACAGCCCGGCGGGGTCGACACCACGGGCGAAACCTTCCTGCGTGGCACGCAGTTCGCCGACGGAAACGGCATCGCCACCTTCACCACCATCTATCCCGGCTGGTATCCGGGCCGCACGCCGCATATCCATTTCAAGGCGTTTCCCGACAACAGCAGCGTATTGACCGGACAGATGTTCTTTCCCGACGCCGTCAGCCGCGACATCTATGAGAACATCCCGCCCTACAACGACCGCGCGCTGGACGGCATCACCTGGAACGCGCGCGACGGCATCGCCCGGCGCGCCGGCGAT
This window harbors:
- a CDS encoding CobW family GTP-binding protein — its product is MSEQNAQIPVTVLTGYLGSGKTTLLNRILTEDHGKRYAVIVNEFGEIGIDNDLIVESDEEIYEMNNGCVCCTVRGDLVRVVEGLMRRPGRFDAIIVETTGLADPAPVAQTFFMDDDVRAKTRLDAVVALVDAKHLPLRLKDSNEAEDQIAFADVIVLNKTDLVDEDELRRVEATVRAINPSARIHRAERAGVALDEVLDRGAFDLKRALDNDPHFLDHDDPDHVCGPDCDHDHDHDHHGHHHHHHHAEASPIHDAGVKSISLRAGEMDPKKFFPWMEKTTQMDGPNILRLKGIIAFPDDPERYVVQGVHMIVEGDHQRAWKEGEKRESRLVFIGRDLDMERLQRTFEACRA
- a CDS encoding intradiol ring-cleavage dioxygenase — protein: MITRRSAFAFLAVTAGGGTFLTAGLLRKMRPAVAAEPLITGAGICSIMPETTEGPFYFDPAQERSDITEGRPGVPLRVRLQVVDAACTPAPGARVDIWHCDAEGRYSGYPRQPGGVDTTGETFLRGTQFADGNGIATFTTIYPGWYPGRTPHIHFKAFPDNSSVLTGQMFFPDAVSRDIYENIPPYNDRALDGITWNARDGIARRAGDAALAEMARAGQRLDAALVVAVAG